The following proteins are encoded in a genomic region of Triticum dicoccoides isolate Atlit2015 ecotype Zavitan chromosome 1B, WEW_v2.0, whole genome shotgun sequence:
- the LOC119329058 gene encoding shaggy-related protein kinase GSK2-like has product MEHSAPAPEPMLLDEQPPTAVACEKKQQDGEAPYAEGNDAMTGHIISTTIGGKNGEPKQTISYMAERVVGTGSFGIVFQAKCLETGETVAIKKVLQDRRYKNRELQLMRSMIHSNVVSLKHCFFSTTSRDELFLNLVMEYVPETLYRVLKHYSNAKQGMPLIYVKLYTYQLFRGLAYIHTVPGVCHRDVKPQNVLVDPLTHQVKICDFGSAKVLVAGEPNISYICSRYYRAPELIFGATEYTISIDIWSAGCVLAELLLGQPLFPGESAVDQLVEIIKVLGTPTREEIRCMNPNYTEFRFPQIKAHPWHKVFHKKMPPEAIDLASRLLQYSPSLRCTALDACAHPFFDELREPNARLPNGRPFPPLFNFKHELANASQDLINRLVPEHVRRQAGLAFVHAGS; this is encoded by the exons ATGGAGCAttcggcgccggcgccggagcCGATGCTGCTCGACGAGCAGCCCCCCACCGCAGTCGCCTGCGAGAAG AAGCAGCAGGATGGCGAGGCGCCGTATGCGGAGGGGAACGACGCCATGACCGGTCACATCATCTCCACCACCATCGGCGGCAAGAACGGCGAGCCCAAGCAG ACGATTAGCTACATGGCGGAGCGCGTTGTGGGCACTGGTTCGTTTGGCATCGTCTTTCAG GCTAAATGCCTGGAAACCGGGGAGACGGTGGCCATTAAGAAGGTACTGCAGGACAGACGGTACAAGAACCGTGAGCTGCAGCTTATGCGTTCGATGATCCATTCCAATGTTGTCTCCCTCAAGCACTGCTTCTTCTCAACCACAAGTAGAGATGAGCTGTttctgaaccttgtcatggagtatGTCCCGGAGACGCTCTACCGCGTGCTTAAGCACTACAGTAATGCCAAACAGGGGATGCCACTTATCTACGTCAAGCTTTACACCTATCAG CTATTCAGGGGGCTGGCGTACATTCATACTGTTCCAGGAGTCTGTCACAGGGATGTGAAGCCACAAAATGTTTTG GTTGATCCTTTAACACATCAAGTTAAGATCTGCGACTTTGGAAGCGCGAAAGTTCTG GTGGCGGGTGAGCCCAATATATCATACATATGCTCACGCTACTACCGTGCTCCGGAGCTTATATTTGGTGCGACTGAATATACAATATCGATAGATATATGGTCAGCTGGTTGTGTTCTTGCAGAACTGCTCCTTGGTCAG CCATTATTTCCAGGAGAGAGTGCAGTCGATCAACTCGTAGAGATAATCAAG GTTCTTGGAACGCCAACTCGGGAGGAAATACGTTGTATGAACCCGAATTATACGGAGTTTAGGTTTCCGCAGATAAAAGCTCATCCTTGGCACAAG GTTTTCCACAAGAAAATGCCTCCTGAAGCCATAGATCTTGCTTCACGTCTTCTTCAATATTCACCAAGCCTCCGTTGCACTGCT CTTGACGCATGTGCGCATCCTTTCTTTGATGAGCTACGGGAGCCTAATGCGCGCCTGCCAAACGGACGCCCGTTCCCACCTCTGTTCAACTTCAAGCATGAA cTGGCCAATGCTTCACAAGACCTCATCAACAGGCTTGTGCCTGAACATGTTCGCCGACAAGCTGGTCTTGCTTTCGTGCATGCGGGGAGCTAA